The Tripterygium wilfordii isolate XIE 37 chromosome 17, ASM1340144v1, whole genome shotgun sequence genome has a window encoding:
- the LOC119982196 gene encoding dnaJ homolog subfamily B member 8-like isoform X1 — MANGEEKSSSNDLYAVLELNKECTPTELRNAYKKLALRWHPDRCSASGNMKFVEEAKKKFQAIQQAYSVLSDANKRYMYDVGAYDSDDDENMQGMGDFLSEMADMMSQTKPRGNGEESFEELQELFAEMFQGDIDAFGSTCPSTTASLSSSASHSMYVSYSEGSGSSNKPSSSEMNFTMSAGSSISDSHYQKFCIGSGQHQQDFKKGKGVRRGVQGGAGNRQRSSGRGTNVFLSKEDGVSAA, encoded by the exons ATGGCAAATGGAGAAGAGAAAAGTAGCAGTAATGATTTGTACGCAGTTTTGGAGTTGAATAAGGAATGCACTCCAACAGAGCTCAGGAATGCTTATAAGAAGCTTGCACTG AGGTGGCACCCAGATCGTTGTTCGGCTTCCGGGAATATGAAGTTCGTCGAAGAAGCCAAAAAGAAGTTCCAGGCTATACAGCAGGCATATTCTG TTCTGTCCGATGCAAATAAGAGGTATATGTACGATGTGGGAGCCTACGacagtgatgatgatgaaaat ATGCAGGGTATGGGAGACTTTTTGAGTGAAATGGCAGATATGATGAGTCAAACCAAACCTCGT GGAAATGGGGAGGAGAGTTTTGAGGAACTGCAAGAGCTGTTTGCTGAGATGTTCCAGGgtgacattgatgcatttggttCTACTTGTCCATCGACGACAGCTTCCTTGTCTTCCTCCGCTTCACATTCTATGTATGTCAGCTATAGTGAAGGTTCTGGCAGCAGCAATAAGCCCAGTTCCTCCGAAATGAATTTCACCATGTCAGCGGGTTCTTCAATTTCTGATTCTCACTACCAGAAATTCTGTATAGGG TCAGGTCAGCACCAGCAAGACTTCAAGAAGGGGAAGGGAGTAAGACGAGGAGTTCAGGGCGGAGCTGGCAATAGACAAAGGTCCAGCGGCCGCGGAACCAATGTTTTCCTCTCCAAAGAGGATGGCGTTTCGGCTGCATGA
- the LOC119982109 gene encoding probable complex I intermediate-associated protein 30, with protein sequence MSRFRSLWQASLNVTKKALTWNVEDWVPPAERYIFSFNSKEELKKWHLYSDSEYGGLSSASLEITDPSDGRKGVFSGNLSLDVSEDSKWKITRGGFCGMRSKKVDGFIDLEAYDTIAMKIKGDGRCYISTIYTENWVNSPGQQEDNSWQSFVFAPKDDWCIAKIPLARYLPTWRGNVIDANLEMNPSRILGMSLSVNAGGGFSGARSGPGEFRVEIEWIKALRTH encoded by the exons ATGTCGAGGTTCCGATCACTCTGGCAAGCTTCTCTGAATGTAACAAAGAAAG CTCTTACATGGAATGTTGAAGACTGGGTACCTCCGGCTGAGAGGTATATTTTCAGTTTCAATTCAAAGGAAGAGCTAAAAAAGTGGCATCTATattctgattctgaatatggAG GCTTATCCTCAGCTTCTTTGGAGATAACAGATCCCAGCGATGGACGAAAAG GTGTTTTCTCTGGGAATCTGTCATTAGATGTATCTGAGGACTCAAAATGGAAGATAACTCGGGGTGGCTTCTGTGGAATGCGGTCCAAGAAG GTTGATGGCTTCATTGATCTAGAGGCATACGACACAATAGCCATGAAGATCAAAGGTGACGGAAGATGCTACATATCCACT ATTTATACTGAGAATTGGGTTAACTCACCTGGGCAACAGGAAGATAATTCATGGCAGTCTTTTGTTTTTGCACCTAAAGATGACTGGTGTATTGCAAAG ATTCCTCTTGCTCGATATTTACCAACATGGAGAGGGAATGTCATAGATGCAAACCTGGAAATGAATCCATCTCGTATTCTTGGTATGTCTCTTTCTGTCAATGCGGGAGGTGGCTTCTCTGGTGCTAGATCTGGACCAGGTGAATTCAGAGTAGAGATTGAATGGATCAAAGCCTTGAGAACTCACTAA
- the LOC119982932 gene encoding trihelix transcription factor ASIL2-like yields the protein MEDEEEIQSHDSGASGSPSPSPPNGRITVTVAAAPPLAVPQSSAHNALTLALPFQTSNKNNGGGGGGREDCWSEGATAVLIEAWGERFLELSRGNLKQKHWKEVADIVSGREDYNKTPKTDVQCKNRIDTVKKKYKSEKAKIAAGAGPSKWQFYERLDNLIGPTAKIPAGPSSISMSTKVPVAIPVGARGGGNQFHIQKHQPQRSKSSKNQKLQFRRRGQMDSEEEESEEEDVSPDSDDSFPPEKKPRVMRRDVGESKEKKGGWGNSLRLLTQAILKFGETYESAESAKLQQVVEMEKQRMKFAKDMELQRMQFFMKTQLEISQMKHGRRGVNSSNHHCNNNNNNNESDSN from the coding sequence ATGGAAGATGAAGAGGAGATCCAATCGCACGATTCGGGCGCCTCCGGATCTCCGTCACCGTCTCCACCTAACGGGAGGATAACGGTGACGGTGGCAGCCGCGCCGCCTCTGGCTGTGCCGCAATCGTCAGCGCACAACGCGCTGACTCTGGCTCTCCCttttcagacttctaacaagaataacggtggtggaggaggaggacggGAGGATTGCTGGAGCGAGGGAGCGACGGCGGTGCTGATTGAGGCGTGGGGGGAGAGGTTTTTGGAGCTGAGTAGAGGAAATCTGAAGCAGAAGCACTGGAAAGAAGTGGCGGATATTGTGAGCGGCAGAGAAGACTACAATAAGACGCCCAAAACAGATGTCCAGTGCAAGAACCGTATTGATACGGTCAAGAAGAAGTACAAATCGGAGAAAGCAAAGATTGCAGCCGGTGCCGGCCCGAGCAAGTGGCAGTTCTATGAGAGATTAGACAATTTGATTGGTCCAACAGCAAAAATTCCTGCTGGTCCTAGCTCAATTTCAATGTCTACCAAAGTACCAGTCGCAATTCCGGTTGGTGCTCGCGGTGGTGGAAATCAGTTTCACATTCAAAAACACCAGCCACAAAGGAGCAAATCGTCGAAAAATCAGAAGTTACAGTTTCGCAGGCGGGGTCAGATGGACTCGGAAGAGGAGGAGTCCGAGGAGGAAGATGTGTCGCCGGATTCAGACGATTCTTTTCCGCCGGAGAAGAAGCCGAGGGTTATGAGAAGAGATGTTGGTGAgtcaaaggagaagaaaggagggTGGGGGAATTCGCTGAGGCTTTTGACGCAAGCGATTCTCAAGTTTGGGGAGACATACGAGTCTGCGGAGAGTGCAAAGCTGCAGCAAGTggtggaaatggagaaacagaGAATGAAGTTTGCGAAGGACATGGAGTTGCAGAGAATGCAGTTCTTCATGAAGACCCAGTTGGAGATTTCACAGATGAAGCATGGAAGGAGAGGTGTCAATTCCAGTAATCACCattgcaacaacaacaacaacaataacgaAAGTGACAGTAACTAA
- the LOC119983131 gene encoding auxin-responsive protein SAUR78-like: protein MAKTGKLRKLKSAIKRWPSLSKLGCRSSSIAAAAAAVETEDKTMAAREELQAVYVGKSRRRYLLSSDTICHPLFQELVERSGGFNDDDDDNNQVVVACEVVLFEHLLWMIDNDGSQLGSMDELADFYTC, encoded by the coding sequence ATGGCCAAAACTGGCAAACTAAGGAAGCTAAAGTCAGCGATTAAGAGATGGCCGTCTCTCAGCAAGCTTGGTTGCAGGAGCAGTTCgatagcagcagcagcagcagcagtggaGACAGAGGACAAGACGATGGCGGCGCGGGAGGAGCTTCAGGCGGTTTATGTTGGGAAATCTAGGAGGAGGTATTTGTTGAGCTCGGATACCATTTGCCATCCTCTGTTTCAAGAGCTTGTAGAGAGGTCAGGTGGGTTTAAcgatgatgacgatgataatAACCAAGTTGTGGTTGCTTGTGAGGTGGTTTTGTTCGAGCACTTGTTGTGGATGATTGATAATGATGGTTCTCAATTGgggtccatggacgagcttgctGATTTCTACACTTGTTGA
- the LOC119982196 gene encoding chaperone protein DnaJ-like isoform X3 produces MANGEEKSSSNDLYAVLELNKECTPTELRNAYKKLALRWHPDRCSASGNMKFVEEAKKKFQAIQQAYSVLSDANKRYMYDVGAYDSDDDENMQGMGDFLSEMADMMSQTKPRGNGEESFEELQELFAEMFQGDIDAFGSTCPSTTASLSSSASHSMYVSYSEGSGSSNKPSSSEMNFTMSAGSSISDSHYQKFCIGVSTSKTSRRGRE; encoded by the exons ATGGCAAATGGAGAAGAGAAAAGTAGCAGTAATGATTTGTACGCAGTTTTGGAGTTGAATAAGGAATGCACTCCAACAGAGCTCAGGAATGCTTATAAGAAGCTTGCACTG AGGTGGCACCCAGATCGTTGTTCGGCTTCCGGGAATATGAAGTTCGTCGAAGAAGCCAAAAAGAAGTTCCAGGCTATACAGCAGGCATATTCTG TTCTGTCCGATGCAAATAAGAGGTATATGTACGATGTGGGAGCCTACGacagtgatgatgatgaaaat ATGCAGGGTATGGGAGACTTTTTGAGTGAAATGGCAGATATGATGAGTCAAACCAAACCTCGT GGAAATGGGGAGGAGAGTTTTGAGGAACTGCAAGAGCTGTTTGCTGAGATGTTCCAGGgtgacattgatgcatttggttCTACTTGTCCATCGACGACAGCTTCCTTGTCTTCCTCCGCTTCACATTCTATGTATGTCAGCTATAGTGAAGGTTCTGGCAGCAGCAATAAGCCCAGTTCCTCCGAAATGAATTTCACCATGTCAGCGGGTTCTTCAATTTCTGATTCTCACTACCAGAAATTCTGTATAGGG GTCAGCACCAGCAAGACTTCAAGAAGGGGAAGGGAGTAA
- the LOC119982196 gene encoding dnaJ homolog subfamily B member 8-like isoform X2: MANGEEKSSSNDLYAVLELNKECTPTELRNAYKKLALRWHPDRCSASGNMKFVEEAKKKFQAIQQAYSVLSDANKRYMYDVGAYDSDDDENMQGMGDFLSEMADMMSQTKPRGNGEESFEELQELFAEMFQGDIDAFGSTCPSTTASLSSSASHSMYVSYSEGSGSSNKPSSSEMNFTMSAGSSISDSHYQKFCIGHQQDFKKGKGVRRGVQGGAGNRQRSSGRGTNVFLSKEDGVSAA; encoded by the exons ATGGCAAATGGAGAAGAGAAAAGTAGCAGTAATGATTTGTACGCAGTTTTGGAGTTGAATAAGGAATGCACTCCAACAGAGCTCAGGAATGCTTATAAGAAGCTTGCACTG AGGTGGCACCCAGATCGTTGTTCGGCTTCCGGGAATATGAAGTTCGTCGAAGAAGCCAAAAAGAAGTTCCAGGCTATACAGCAGGCATATTCTG TTCTGTCCGATGCAAATAAGAGGTATATGTACGATGTGGGAGCCTACGacagtgatgatgatgaaaat ATGCAGGGTATGGGAGACTTTTTGAGTGAAATGGCAGATATGATGAGTCAAACCAAACCTCGT GGAAATGGGGAGGAGAGTTTTGAGGAACTGCAAGAGCTGTTTGCTGAGATGTTCCAGGgtgacattgatgcatttggttCTACTTGTCCATCGACGACAGCTTCCTTGTCTTCCTCCGCTTCACATTCTATGTATGTCAGCTATAGTGAAGGTTCTGGCAGCAGCAATAAGCCCAGTTCCTCCGAAATGAATTTCACCATGTCAGCGGGTTCTTCAATTTCTGATTCTCACTACCAGAAATTCTGTATAGGG CACCAGCAAGACTTCAAGAAGGGGAAGGGAGTAAGACGAGGAGTTCAGGGCGGAGCTGGCAATAGACAAAGGTCCAGCGGCCGCGGAACCAATGTTTTCCTCTCCAAAGAGGATGGCGTTTCGGCTGCATGA
- the LOC119982196 gene encoding chaperone protein DnaJ-like isoform X4 has product MANGEEKSSSNDLYAVLELNKECTPTELRNAYKKLALRWHPDRCSASGNMKFVEEAKKKFQAIQQAYSVLSDANKRYMYDVGAYDSDDDENMQGMGDFLSEMADMMSQTKPRGNGEESFEELQELFAEMFQGDIDAFGSTCPSTTASLSSSASHSMYVSYSEGSGSSNKPSSSEMNFTMSAGSSISDSHYQKFCIGTL; this is encoded by the exons ATGGCAAATGGAGAAGAGAAAAGTAGCAGTAATGATTTGTACGCAGTTTTGGAGTTGAATAAGGAATGCACTCCAACAGAGCTCAGGAATGCTTATAAGAAGCTTGCACTG AGGTGGCACCCAGATCGTTGTTCGGCTTCCGGGAATATGAAGTTCGTCGAAGAAGCCAAAAAGAAGTTCCAGGCTATACAGCAGGCATATTCTG TTCTGTCCGATGCAAATAAGAGGTATATGTACGATGTGGGAGCCTACGacagtgatgatgatgaaaat ATGCAGGGTATGGGAGACTTTTTGAGTGAAATGGCAGATATGATGAGTCAAACCAAACCTCGT GGAAATGGGGAGGAGAGTTTTGAGGAACTGCAAGAGCTGTTTGCTGAGATGTTCCAGGgtgacattgatgcatttggttCTACTTGTCCATCGACGACAGCTTCCTTGTCTTCCTCCGCTTCACATTCTATGTATGTCAGCTATAGTGAAGGTTCTGGCAGCAGCAATAAGCCCAGTTCCTCCGAAATGAATTTCACCATGTCAGCGGGTTCTTCAATTTCTGATTCTCACTACCAGAAATTCTGTATAGGG ACATTGTAA